The sequence below is a genomic window from Deltaproteobacteria bacterium.
CTCCCACACGAAGCAGATGAAGATCCTGTTCAACCTCTTTGACATCGATCATGCCCCGGAGGGGGAGCTCACCTGGGATCTGGACTTTGAGGAGTCGAGCGGGACGGTGGGCGGTTTCGCCATAAAAGCACAAAAACCGGACAAGGAAGGGTCGGACAGATGAACATCAAGCCCGAAGCCGGGCTCATAAAGAATATCCCCATAGGGTACGCCAGGAAATACGAGGCCCTCCCCTGCACGGACAACGGCAAAATGGTGCTCGTCGTGTCCACGACGACCCCGCAGGAGATCATCGACGAGTTGATGCGTCTCACGGGGATCTGGAAATACCTGACCAGGCCGTCGAACGAGGTTTTAAAACTCATCGATGAGGCCTACGAGCTGGCCTCCGACAACGGTGATTACCTTGCCGCAAACGGCCTCGACGGGGACATCTTTGAGCTCAAGTCGAGGATCGAGGAAAGCCCGGATCTTCTGGACAGCCAGGACGAAGCCCCCATCATCAAGTTCGCAAACTCCATGTTTTTCCGGGCCATCCGTCAGAAAGCGAGCGATATCCACCTCGAGCCCTACGAAAAAGAGTTCGTCGTGAGAAACCGCATAGACGGCGTGCTCTACAACGTCGTCACCCTGCCACGGGGTCTGCACGCGCCGGTCATATCCCGGATCAAGGTCATGGCAGGCCTCGACATCGCAGAGAAAAGGCTTCCCCAGGACGGCAGGATCAAGGTGAGGCTCGGCGGGAGAGACATCGACATCCGAGTCTCCATAGTCCCCACCTCCTTCGGCGAGCGGGTTGTTTTGAGAATACTCGACCGCTCCAGCATCCTCCTGGGAATGAAGGACCTCGGCATGGCCCGCGGGCAGCTCGGCCTGTTTGCAAAATACCTGAAGAACACGACGGGCATCATCCTGGTAACGGGGCCCACGGGGAGCGGAAAAACCACGACGCTGTATGCAGCGCTGCGCAGCCTCGATGCGTCCAGGAAAAACATCATTACCATCGAAGACCCGGTCGAGTACCAGATCAAGGGGATCGGCCAGATACAGGTGAACCCCAAGATCAACCTCACCTTTGCCGGGGGGCTCCGGTCGATCCTCAGGCAGGACCCCGACATCATCATGGTGGGTGAGATCAGGGACGGGGAAACGGCGGAAATATCGATCCAGGCGTCGCTCACGGGGCACCTGGTCCTTTCCACGCTCCACACGAACGACTCGCCGAGCGCCGTGACCCGCCTCATCGACATGGGCGTCGAGCCCTTTCTCATCTCCTCCTCCGTCGAGTGTGTCGTGGCCCAGAGGCTCATCCGAAAGCTGTGTCCCCACTGCAAGCAAAAACATGCCCCGACCAAGGGGGAGCTGGAGCTCATCGGGAAAAAATATAAAATACCCGCCCTCTTCAAGTCATCGGGGTGCAGCGAGTGTTTCAACACGGGATACGCGGGAAGGACCGGCATCTTCGAGGTGATGCCGGTGACGGAAAAGCTAAACCGCCTGATAACGGATAAAGCCGACGCCGACACGATACGGGCCGAAGCAGAGCAATCGGGAATGGCCTCGATCAGGGAGCACGGAATCTTCAAGGCCTATGCAGGGATAACGAGTCTCGAGGAAGTCCTTCGGGTCACAACAGAACAAGAGGATTAAACGTATCAATCTCTATGCCTGTCTTCTCCTACAGAGCGCTCGATAAGAGGGGAGCCGAAAAAAAGGGGCAAATAGAAGCGGATTCCGCATCTTCCGCCCGGACGATCCTTCTGGGAAGGGACTTCTACCCCATCGACATCACGGAAAAGGTCATCGGGGAGAAAAAGGGAAGGCGGGGTTTCTTCCAGACGACCCTCCCCTCGAAGAACCAGGTGACCATATTCACCCGGCAGCTTGCCACCCTCATATCTGCCGGGGTCCCGGCGGCCAGGTCGCTCGAGTCGATCGCCGACCAGACCGACGACACCCGGCTGCGGGGGCTCATCCTGACGGTCCTCGAGGACATAAAAGGCGGGCAGGGCCTTGCGGAGGCATTTTCCCCGTTCCCGTCGCTCTTTCCCGACATCTACACCAATATCGTCAGGGCCGGGGAGGAAAGCGGGACCCTCGACCTCTCCCTCAATACCCTGGCCGATTTTCTCGAGGAGCAGGAAAAGCTCACCGAGAAGATCAAAAGCGCCCTCACCTACCCCATTTTGATGCTCCTTATCGCCACGCTCGTCGTCGTGTTCCTGGTCACCTTCATCGTGCCGAGAATCACCACCATATTCGACAGCCTCGGCACGGCGCTTCCCCTTTCAACGAAAATACTGATATCCATCTCCGGTTTCCTGGGAAAAGCGTGGTGGCTGCTGGCGCTCGCCATCATCGGTGGTTACGTGCTCTACGGGAAATACTATGCCTCCTCCCCGGGGAGGGAACGGATCGACGCGATAAAGCTGAAGATCCCCCTCCTTGGGAAGCTGAGCATCTGCGTCGCCATGGAGAGGTTTTCAAGCACCATGTCGACACTGATACGGAGCGGCCTTACCATGGAAAAGGCCCTCATGATATCGGCGGGGACGACGGGAAACTCCGTCATTCATGACAGGATACAGCACCTGAGGGAACGGGTGGTGGAGGGTGCCCCCCTCGCGGGGACGATGAAACAGGAGCCGATCTTCCCCCCGATACTGATCCAGATGGTGAGCGTGGGAGAGGAGTCGGGCAATCTCGATTTCATGCTGAAAAAGGCGGCACAGGCCTTCGAGAGGGAATATGAAAATTTTCTCGAGAGATTCTTATCCCTCATCGAGCCTGTTATAATTCTCGTTATGGGGGGCCTGGTGGCGTTTATCGTCATATCCGTCATGCTCCCCCTTTTGAACCTCAGCCAGATACTGCGGTGACCGGAGGACCGATGAACAGAAAAGAGTGGGCAAGAGCGGGTTTCACCCTGATCGAAATCATGGTGGTCATCATCATCCTGGGCCTCCTGGCCGGGCTGGTCATCCCGAAGCTGGTGGGACGGACCGAGGAGGCGAAGAAAACACAGGTGAAGCTCCAGATACGGAACATCGAGCAGGCGCTGAAACTCTTCAAGCTCGATAACGGCTTCTACCCCTCCACCGAACAGGGCCTTCAGGCGCTGGTCACGAAACCTGAAATAGGAAGGGTCCCGGCAAACTACCGGAACGAAGCCTACATCGACAGGGTCCCGAAGGACCCCTGGGGCTCTGAGTACATCTACATCTATCCCGGGGAGCGCGGCGACTACGATATCGTCTCCTACGGGGCCGACGGCATCCCCGGGGGCGAGGGGGAAGATGCGGACATCACGTCCTTGGATGAGTAACCACCCCCGGGGGTTTACGCTGATAGAGCTCGCGGTGGTCCTCTTTATCATATCGCTCATTCTCTGGACGGCCCTCCCGAAAGTCTCGATCGTCTCCTCCGAATCTTCGGAGGAGTTCATGAGGAAGCTGGCCGTCCACGTAGAATCGATGCTGGAGGACGCGCTGTTCTCGTCGCAGGAGGGCAGGATCGCGGTGCGTATTTCCGAGAGAACCATCGAGGGATACCGCACCGCGGAGGAAGGGGAGCTCACGAAGCGCTGGAGCCTGCAGGTGCCCGACAGTCTGTCCATCACCTCGGTAACCACGAATTTCGGCAAAAACTACGTCACGGAGGACGCCGAAATCCCCGTTTCCCCCATGGGGTATGTTCCCCGGACCCTCATCGTCGTCGAGGAGAAGGAGGAGCAAAAATCCCACACGATAACGATAAACCCGTTTACCGGCAGGGTGGAAATAACCGATGGAACCGTTACTGAAAAGATGTGATGGCTTTTCCCTCCTGGAGGTTCTCGTCGCCCTCGCCATCGTCTCGCTCACCCTTTTCCTGACCTTCAACATCAATTCGAACTCCATATCGATCGAGCGGTCGGTAATGGACAGGCTGGAGGCGCTGGCGGAGGGGGAAAAATTGCTGAACGAGGAGCTGGCGCGCTTTCCCGACCCGGGAATCCGCACGGGCGAGATAGAGGGCGAGGGTTTTTCGTACACCTACAAGGTTCAGGTAACCGAGACGCCCCACCCCGACGCCCTCGAAGTCAACGTCACGCTCTTCTACGAGGTCGAGGGAAACAGCAAATCGATAACATTTGCCGGGCTGGCGCAAAGATGACGGAGAGGTCAAACAGAGGCGGCTTCACCCTGGTCGAGGTGCTGGTGGCGCTTGCCATCACGGCTCTTTTGACGCTGATCCTCTACACGTCGTTTTCAGGATTGACGGGATCCGCCGCGGCCCTCAACCGCTATTCGGAAAAGTACCGGCAGATCGTGCTGTTCATGAACCAGTTCTCGGGCGACGTTACGGGAGCCTTCTACTCGAGCAACCTTCCCTATTCGGATTTTTCGCTCACCGAAAGGAACCTGGCGGGAGAGAGCGTATCGGAGCTTTCCTTCGTATCCTTCTCCCACCAGTTCGTCTCTGTCGACCCCGGGGCGACGGACATCGTCAGGGTTACCTACAAGCCGGGGATGGACGACGATGGAAACGTCTTCATCGTGAGGGAGATCGAGCCAAACCCCCAGGTGCCTGCCTACGGGGATTCGATGAGCGAGACCCTGCTCACCGATATATCCTCCTTCAGAATCCTCGCCGTGACGGGGGAGGATACGGAGGACGAGGAGTGGGAGGCGGAAAGCAAACTGAAATTGCCGGACAGGGTCGCCGTCGCCATCGCATTCACCGACGGCGGTTCCGTGAAAAAAGAATTTTTCATCGGCCTGACGAAAGAGGTAAGCCGGTTTGGCAACTCGGGGAGAAGAAAGTGAAGTGCTCGACGCTGCCCGACATGGGAAAAAAGGACGGGATCGCCATTGTCCTTGCCCTCATGGTCCTGGGACTGGTAACCGCAACCGTCCTGTCGACGGCGACGCTCTCATCGAAAGACGCCGAGCTGGCCACGCGCTTCGAGGAGAAGGCGAAATCGCGCTACCTCGCCGACGCGGGGATCAAAGCGGCGATCATCGCCCTGAAAGAAGACCGGAACATGAACGAGTACGACACGCTCGACGAGATATGGTCACGCCCTTCCCCGCCGATCAGCTTCGGCGAGGGAAATGCGGAAGTGGTGGTCGTCGACGAGGAGAGAAGGATCAACATGAACTCCCTTATCCTACCCAACGGCATATCGGAAAACGTCAAGATGGTGGCCATCTTCGACGCCCTTCTCGAGCGCCTCGAGCTCGACATTTCACTGACCGACGCCATTCTCGACTGGCTCGACGCAGACGACACCCCCCGCATCGGGGGCGCCGAAACCTCCTATTACCAGACCCGGGAGCCCGCCTTCGGGGCAAAAAACGACCTTTTCGACTCCGTGTATGAACTGAAGCTCGTCAGGGGGGTGGACGAAAAGGTCTTCCGCGCCCTCTACCCCTACGTGACCGTCCATGGAAGCGGAAAGATCAACATCAACACGGCGCCGGATACCATCCTCATCTGCCTTGCACGGGGGGAGGATCCCGAGTTCGAGTCGTTGATCGACCGCTCCGCCGTCGAGGAGATCATGGAGTACCGGCTGGAGAACCCGTTCGAAAAAGCCGAGGACCTGTCCAAGGTCTCCTCCTCCCTCGAAGAGCTGTACAAGCAGACACGGATACGGGACGTCATCACGGCGGGCAGCACCGTTTTCTCCGTCTCCGTAAAAGGGTCCATCGACGACACGAACGTGAGAATGGAATCGAAGCTCCTGCGCGAGGGGAAAAAGGTNNNNNNNNNNNNNNNNNNNNNNNNNNNNNNNNNNNNNNNNNNNNNNNNNNNNNNNNNNNNNCCACCTTTACCCTCTCCATCCTCCTGCATACGACGGCGGGATGGTGCGAGTTCCCGGTGGACGTGACGGAAAACAGCGGGTTGCCGGGGAACTTCTTTCAAACATCGGGTTACCTGGACGGGACCGTCTTTCACCTCGCCTTCATCCGGTCCGCCGACGGGAATCCCCCCTTCAAGGTGTACTATGCCCCCATCGACGCTTCGGCGGATTTCAACAGCGACACGCTGACGGGAGATACGCTGCGCCTGAAAGACATCACCCTCTTGGACCTCACGCTTCCCGCATACGTCGACGGGCGCTCACCCTCGATCTTTCCCCTCTCGGACAATGGCGAAAAGAAGGCGGGGGTCGCCTTCATCGGCGACGGGACCGTCTTCTTCGCCCTGATAAACCCGAACCTGGACAGCGATGCCCTGCAGCCGTCGGTGGAGGACGTGCAGGCAGTACCCGTTGTCCCCGCAGGGAGCGTGACATCGCTGTCTTCGGCTTCAGACAGCGCGGGCAACCTGCACCTTCTCTACGACAACACCGGCTCCCTGCTCTACGCGTCCATTCCCTTCGACGACTTCACCAATTCCGTTACCAGCATNNNNNNNNNNNNNNNNNNNNNNNNNNNNNNNNNNNNNNNNNNNNNNNNNNNNNNNNNNNNNNNNATCGCCTACTATGCGATGGCCGACTTCGACAGCGCGGATGTCCCGGGAAAAATCCTCATCCCGAAGACCAGGATCTTCGGCCAGGAGGCAGGCTCGTTCACCGCCCCGTGGCTCTCCGTCACCGCATCGAACAGAATCTACCTCTCCGCCACAGAAAGCGCAGATCCCCTCGTACCCGGCACCCTTTACCTTGCAAACGTAAATCCCAACCTGGCGCCCAGGGACGGNNNNNNNNNNNNNNNNNNNNNNNNNNNNNNNNNNNNNNNNNGAATTTTCCAACCCGGTGATCCTGTCGGACACGGAGAACAGGATCCACATATCCGGCACCGGAGGCGGGGGAACGGGGCTGACCTTCGCATCGGCGGTATTTTCCGGCGGGCTTTTTTCCATCGCGCAAAACCAGAAACCCGTCTCCCTCGTAGACCTCCCCGAGCCCCTGGACATCTTCGACCGCTCCGCCCTGGCCTACTTTAGCTCGGGCAAAGCCGTCGTTGCATGGTCCGGGATCGACGCGGGCTCCGGTGAAAACCATATCTTTGCGATCTCAACGCCCGCACCCGCCTTTCCTCCCCAGCCCCAGGACGAATCCGGGTGCACGGTAAACGGCAGGCGCCCCATCGCCGGCAGCGGGGTCTGGGACACGGTGCTGATCCTTGCTTCCGCCCTCTTTTTCTTCCTGCGCTCCAGGTTGCCGAGAGGGGGCAGAAAAGCTTAACGTTCGGTGAGAAAGATACTCCTCTACATAGCAGNNNNNNNNNNNNNNNNNNNNNNNNNNNNNNNNNNNNNNNNNNNNNNNNNNNNNNNNNNNNNNNNNNNNNNNNNNNNNNNNNNNATTACCCTCGAAGATGTCACGCTCACGGGGCCGGGGGAAACGGACATACTCACGTTTCCGAAGGTGGTCTTCCGTATCAAGCTCAGCGATCTCTTCGGGGAAGCGCCCGTGAGGCTCACCGTGCGGGACCCCCAGGAGAACGACGTAAGCGCCCTTCTTTCGAGAAATCTCACCTCCCTCTCCCTGTCGGGGAGCGACTTCAGCTTCTCCCCCGAAAAGAGGCGGCAGCTTCCCTCTTTTTTCGCCAGGAAGCTGGACTTTACCCTCGATAAGATCGCCGCGGAGGGTTCCGGCCCGATCTCGGTGGACGGCAGGGGAGCGTTTGCGTTCGACTACCTGACGGTAAAGGGGCAGTATGGCATGGACCTGGAAATATCGGGGCTTTCGGGGAAAGTCATCTTCAAGGACCACAGCATCTACTTCAAGGACTGCACCGCGACCCTGCTTGCCTCCACATTCGACTTCGAGGGGACCGTGTCCGACTACCTGGTGAGGGGAAAGAGCTCGGTCGACATAGAGGCAAGGGGGAGAAACATTTCCCCCCTCGTTTCTAACCTTTTGAAAATAAAGCCGGAAAATGAATATAATGTAAAATTGAGGATACGGGGCAATCTCCGTTCCCCGGATATACGAGTCATGAGGCGGTAGGTTGGGCGAGATGCTGATTACCATATGCGGGAAAACCCTTCAGGCCTGGGAGTTCTCGGGAACACCGGGAAAGAGGACGGCTTCCCTGGTGGCCTCATCTGAGATCACAGACGAGGTCTTCTCCCCCGAGGGGGGGGAACGGATCCGTGAATTTCTGCGGTCTTTAAACGGCGGCGACGAGGAGAAGGTGGAGGAGCAGGAGTCACGGTCGCCATTGCTGGAGCTGATTTCCCGGGCAAAGATACCGATGCTGGAGAGGTTTTTCAAGACACTGAACGGGAGCGAACGAAAGAGGCAGCGGGCGGGCTTGCTCATTTCAGACATCGACCTCTTCATCCGGAAGGTGGATCTCCCCTTCGACGACCTGCAGAAGGCCCGCCTCGCGGCGCCGTCCGTCGTCACCACAACGCTGCCCTTCGAGGGGGGAGTCCTGATAGACCTGATACCGCTTCATGCCGGGGAGGGGGAGGGACGGTTTCTCGCCGTGTGCGTCCGGCAGCAGGAGATAGAGCAGCTCGAGGAGGTCTTCTCAAGGGCCGACTTCCTCCTGGAGCAGGTCGTCCCGGGATTTCTGCTTCTGCTCACCTCCCTGGGAAAAGGGGAAAACGAAAACAGGTCGGGCATCTACCTGGACGGCAAGATAGCGGCGAAAGCCAGCCTCGACTGGCACGCGTCGGGCTCGGTGAGAATCATGCCCCTGGCCCTTGTCGAAGAGGAGTTCAAAGGCGAAAAACGGGACCGGGAGATGGTCATCGACATGTCGGGCAAAAACGGGGTTCCCGGAGAGCCCGGGAAGGAGTGGATCCGGGGACTCAATGACGATCTGGTCGATACCTACCTGAACCACCCCGTGCTGTCCGGTTTCAACCTCATCTCCGCNNNNNNNNNNNNNNNNNNNNNNNNNNNNNNNNNNNNNNNNNNNNNNNNNNNNNNNNNNNNNNNNNNNNNNNNNNNNAAAGAAGTTTGGCGAGCTCATGAAAGGCACCACCATGGTGGAGCCCGTCGCCCAGTTGAAGGACAAAATTGCCTCCATGGAGGATGACCTTGCCCTCTTTCCCAGCAAAGAGACTCCCTTTTACTCCCTCCTCGTTTCCCTCTCGAGCAACGTCAAAGGTGATGACGGGATCGCGATCCGGGAGATAAACTTCACCCGGGGCAAGCTCACCGTCACCGGGGAAGCGCCCGACCAGGAGAGGGTGACGGAACTGAAAAACCGGCTTTCGCGGGAGGGAGACAGGGACGTGGAGATAACCGAGACGGGCCCGTCCGCCACCGAAGGCCTGGTGAAGTTCAAACTGACGATTACGTGAGGCTGAGAAATTGAACCTTTCACAGAGGGAGAGAACGCTGATCAGGTTCGGGATGATTGCCGCGGGGATAATACTGGTCTTTTCCTTTTACATCTCCCCCTCCATCTCGAAGATAAAGTCTGCCAAGCGGAGCTTCGAGTACAACAGGAAGCAGTACGTGGAGTTCCTGCCGCTGTCGGAGAAGTACCGGGAATTGAGTGACCGTTTGAACGAGGAAAAGAAAGGCATAGGAAAGGCACGGGTCACCCAGGACACATTCAGGAGCTCCTTCTCCAAAATTCTCAGGGAGAGCGGCCTCTCGATCGGCGCCTTCGAGATCCAGTTCGGTGGGTCGAGGGAAAAGGGCGAGTTCCGGGAATTTGTCTTCAACATCGAGGGGAAGGATATCACCTACCGCGAGTTCCTCGAACTGGTCAAGAGGATCGAAGAGGGCAAGGACAGCCTGGTCATCAAGGAGGCGAGAGTAAAGCCGACCTTCGAATCGGACAGGTACCTCAACGTCAGCATGAAGATCTCCGTCATATCGAGTTAGGGCTCTCATCTCAGCCGTTGTCCTCCCGCCAGAGATGTCGTAATCCCGGCAAATATTTACCCCAGCAGCCGGTCAAAACAGCNNTTTTTTTGAAATATCCATAGCTGTATATTTTTCTCGGGGGCAGCGTCAACCCACGTGCAGAGGAAAAAAGGAGGTGGGGGGATGGGTAAAAACAGAAAAGCAGCAGCTTTCATCGTTATTTCTCTTNNNNNNNNNNNNNNNNNNNNNNNNNNNNNNNNNNNNNNNNNNNNNNNNNNNNNNNNNNNNNNNNNNNNNNNNNNNNNNNNNNNNNNNNNNNNNNNNNNNNNNNNNNNNNNNNNNNNNNNNNNNNNNNNNNNNNNNNNNNNNNNNNNCCCATGTTACCGGCTCGTACACCGAGGCCGTTGCCATAGGAGACGTGAACGGGGACGGGAGAAACGACGCGGTGGCTACCACATCGTCGTACATGGACAGGGACAACGACCACCAGATACACGTTTTCCTGCAAAACGAGAAGGGAAAGCTCGATCAGNNNNNNNNNNNNNNNNNNNNNNNNNNNNNNNNNNNNNNNNNNNNNNNNNNNNNNNNNNNNNNNNNNNNNNNNNNNNNNNNNNNNNNNNNNNNNNNNNNNNNCTATCCCTCCAACCACGAAAGCGAGAGCAACGCCTACATGGTGAGGATCGGCGATTTCAACAACGACGGGCTTCAGGACGTCGTCTCGATCGATTCGGGAGAGGCGTCCAGCGACGTGGACATCTTCTTCCAGAGACCCGACGGTACGCTCAGCCCTCCGGCCACCTTCACACTGGATCACGGCGGAAACAACGACCTGGTCGTCGGGGACGTGAACAGCGACGGGCTCACCGATATCATCGTCATGAGCGGCGGCGGCAACCTGTACGATAATATCGGGATCCTCCTTCAGAACAGCCTCGGAGGCTTCCTCCTCCCCTACTACTACGACCTGGGAAAGGAAGATGTTACCCTGGGAGCGGCGCTCGGCGACGTGGACGGGGACATGCTTCCCGACGTTGTCGTCTCCTCCCTCCGGGCGGGCTCGTTCTCCTCCATCGGCGTGCTCTACCAGAACGACGTGGGGAAGCTGAACCCCGCGGTCCGCTTCATCCCCTCGCCCCACGTCCCGAACACCCTCGAGATAGCTGACGTCAACTTCGACGGGAAAGACGACGTCCTGGTCGCGCTGTGCGGCAAGAACCTCCTCGGTATCTATACCCAGGACGCCGACGGCAACCTGAGCCTCAGCCAGACGCTTCCCCTTCCCTACGCAAGCAGCTACAACCCGCACGGTCTGGCTACCGGCGACATAAACGGCGACGGCGCCGTGGACATCACCCTGGCAGATCCCAATCACGGCATGGTCGTCATGTACCACGCTCCCCCGCCCGAACCCCTTCCGGACCTCATTCTATCGTGGAGCGAATTCAGCGTCGATTACGCCGATTCGACGCAGAAAGCAGAAGGGTACCTCCAGGTGGCGAACATTGGCAACAGGGAGGCTGTCGGGGTGCAGATCGCCTACTATCTCTCTGAAAACGACCTCCTCGACGGGATGAATATCCTGGTGGGAAAGGAAATTATCCGGTCCCTTCCCCCGGGCAAAACCGTCTGGCCCCGGTTCGACTACCGGGCCGAAATCTATCTGCAGGGGGAGTTTATCATCGCCGTCATCGACCCGGAGAACCGGTTGCACGAAAGCGACGAGGCAAACAACCTGACCGAAACCCCCCTTGCCCACCACGCGGAAAACAGGAACANNNNNNNNNNNNNNNNNNNNNNNNNNNNNNNNNNNNNNNNNNNNNNNNNNNNNNGCGCCTTTCCCCTTCCCTTTCTCTTTGCCCTGCCATAAGATATGGTATCTCTTTTGCTTTACCATGCAGAAAACGGAAGGGGGAAGACGATGAATGAGAAGGCCTCCACCAACGCCTACCTTGTCGTAAATCTCTCAGAATCACAGAGGGTCGAGCTTCGATGCAAAAAAGGCGAAGTCCTGATCGGCAGGTCACCGGCGTGCGACCTCATCCTTCCCGAATCCTCGGTGTCGCGGAAACATGCGCGGATCACCGGGACGGAGTTTGGATTCTTCATCGAGGACGTCAGCAAGAACGGGACCTTCATCGACGGCAGGAGAATTGGGAAGGAAACGCTTGCGGGCAACACTGACATCAAAATAGGCCCCTACGAGCTCCACTTCATGACATCCTCCCTGGACGCGGAAAAACAGGATGAGCTTCCAACTGAGCCTCTTGGCGATACGGCGATGTTACCGCATGGCCGAAAGGCGAATAAGATTCGCAGGGCCAGTGCAATCGACCCTTCAGAAATCGGTATGATTGGAGACAGCAAAGAGATCCGCGAGCTCTTCGGCCTGATGAAAAAGGTGGCGGAAACCGACTTTCCCGTTTTGATCATCGGCGAGACGGGAACGGGCAAAGAGCTCGTTGCCAGGGGGATTCATCTGATGAGCACGAGAAGAGCACACCCGTTTGTTGCCGTCAACTGCAGTGCCATCGCACCGGGGCTCACAGAATCCGAGCTCTTCGGACACGAAAAAGGCGCGTTCACGGGGGCGCTGAGCGAGAGAAAGGGCGCCTTTGAAATCGCCCAGGGTGGTACCCTGTTTCTCGATGAAGTTGGGGATATGTCCAAAGACGTTCAGCCCAAGTTGCTGCGGGCCCTTGAAGAGTCAGAGATAAAGAGGGTTGGAGGAACTCACCCGGTGAGCGTAAATATCCGCATCATCGCTGCAACCAACCGCGACCTGAGGGAAGAGGCGGCTGAAAAAACGTTCAGAAAAGACCTCTTTTACCGCTTGAACTCCTTCCCCATTTCCATCCCTCCCCTCCGGGAGAGAANNNNNNNNNNNNNNNNNNNNNNNNNNNNNNAAGGCTATCACGGATGAAGCCCTCGATGTCCTTGCGAAATACCCCTGGCCGGGAAACGTGAGAGAGCTGAAAAATGTCATCAACAGGGCTGCCGTTCTGACGCAGGAGGATGAAATTTCCCCGTATATCATAAAGGAGCTTTTACGCGTGGAATCTCATTCGATCCAGGGGCCGGGGGATCCCCCTGCCCCCCGGGCTGCGTTGCGGAAAATTGACCTCGCGGAAAGGGAAACGATCGTGAAGGAGCTGAACCGAACGAAGTGGAACAAGACGAGGGCGGCGAAAAACCTCGGCATAGCAAAATCGACCCTCTTTGAAAAGCTGCGGCGGTACGACATAAAGACACCGGATATGCAGTGATGGTACGAGAATAAGACGCCGGTACGGATTTAATACTCCCGGTCCTTATCAAAGAGCTCCCTCTCTTTGATCGCAATCGGTAAATCAACGATTTACACTCCCTTCCCCCGGAAAGTTTCCGGCATCATGTTTGCAATCCTCACCGAAAAAAAACGGGGAGGATGCAAAATGGAGCGGAAACAGAGCAAAGCAAAGTGTCGGAAAGCTCAGGGGCTGACGGAGTACATCATTATCCTTGCCCTGGTCGCAATCGCCGCCATCGGGATCGTAAATATTTTCGGCAACCAAGTGCGAAACCAGTTTCACGCGATCATATCAGCCCTTTCGGGCCATGGATTCAAAGTAAAGGACCTGTCGAAGTCATCCAAAAAAGAGCAGAACAA
It includes:
- the gspE gene encoding type II secretion system ATPase GspE produces the protein MNIKPEAGLIKNIPIGYARKYEALPCTDNGKMVLVVSTTTPQEIIDELMRLTGIWKYLTRPSNEVLKLIDEAYELASDNGDYLAANGLDGDIFELKSRIEESPDLLDSQDEAPIIKFANSMFFRAIRQKASDIHLEPYEKEFVVRNRIDGVLYNVVTLPRGLHAPVISRIKVMAGLDIAEKRLPQDGRIKVRLGGRDIDIRVSIVPTSFGERVVLRILDRSSILLGMKDLGMARGQLGLFAKYLKNTTGIILVTGPTGSGKTTTLYAALRSLDASRKNIITIEDPVEYQIKGIGQIQVNPKINLTFAGGLRSILRQDPDIIMVGEIRDGETAEISIQASLTGHLVLSTLHTNDSPSAVTRLIDMGVEPFLISSSVECVVAQRLIRKLCPHCKQKHAPTKGELELIGKKYKIPALFKSSGCSECFNTGYAGRTGIFEVMPVTEKLNRLITDKADADTIRAEAEQSGMASIREHGIFKAYAGITSLEEVLRVTTEQED
- the gspG gene encoding type II secretion system major pseudopilin GspG, which gives rise to MNRKEWARAGFTLIEIMVVIIILGLLAGLVIPKLVGRTEEAKKTQVKLQIRNIEQALKLFKLDNGFYPSTEQGLQALVTKPEIGRVPANYRNEAYIDRVPKDPWGSEYIYIYPGERGDYDIVSYGADGIPGGEGEDADITSLDE
- a CDS encoding prepilin-type N-terminal cleavage/methylation domain-containing protein: MSNHPRGFTLIELAVVLFIISLILWTALPKVSIVSSESSEEFMRKLAVHVESMLEDALFSSQEGRIAVRISERTIEGYRTAEEGELTKRWSLQVPDSLSITSVTTNFGKNYVTEDAEIPVSPMGYVPRTLIVVEEKEEQKSHTITINPFTGRVEITDGTVTEKM
- a CDS encoding prepilin-type N-terminal cleavage/methylation domain-containing protein codes for the protein MEPLLKRCDGFSLLEVLVALAIVSLTLFLTFNINSNSISIERSVMDRLEALAEGEKLLNEELARFPDPGIRTGEIEGEGFSYTYKVQVTETPHPDALEVNVTLFYEVEGNSKSITFAGLAQR
- a CDS encoding prepilin-type N-terminal cleavage/methylation domain-containing protein codes for the protein MTERSNRGGFTLVEVLVALAITALLTLILYTSFSGLTGSAAALNRYSEKYRQIVLFMNQFSGDVTGAFYSSNLPYSDFSLTERNLAGESVSELSFVSFSHQFVSVDPGATDIVRVTYKPGMDDDGNVFIVREIEPNPQVPAYGDSMSETLLTDISSFRILAVTGEDTEDEEWEAESKLKLPDRVAVAIAFTDGGSVKKEFFIGLTKEVSRFGNSGRRK
- the gspK gene encoding type II secretion system minor pseudopilin GspK translates to MKCSTLPDMGKKDGIAIVLALMVLGLVTATVLSTATLSSKDAELATRFEEKAKSRYLADAGIKAAIIALKEDRNMNEYDTLDEIWSRPSPPISFGEGNAEVVVVDEERRINMNSLILPNGISENVKMVAIFDALLERLELDISLTDAILDWLDADDTPRIGGAETSYYQTREPAFGAKNDLFDSVYELKLVRGVDEKVFRALYPYVTVHGSGKININTAPDTILICLARGEDPEFESLIDRSAVEEIMEYRLENPFEKAEDLSKVSSSLEELYKQTRIRDVITAGSTVFSVSVKGSIDDTNVRMESKLLREGKKV
- a CDS encoding FHA domain-containing protein; this translates as MNEKASTNAYLVVNLSESQRVELRCKKGEVLIGRSPACDLILPESSVSRKHARITGTEFGFFIEDVSKNGTFIDGRRIGKETLAGNTDIKIGPYELHFMTSSLDAEKQDELPTEPLGDTAMLPHGRKANKIRRASAIDPSEIGMIGDSKEIRELFGLMKKVAETDFPVLIIGETGTGKELVARGIHLMSTRRAHPFVAVNCSAIAPGLTESELFGHEKGAFTGALSERKGAFEIAQGGTLFLDEVGDMSKDVQPKLLRALEESEIKRVGGTHPVSVNIRIIAATNRDLREEAAEKTFRKDLFYRLNSFPISIPPLRER
- a CDS encoding sigma-54-dependent Fis family transcriptional regulator; protein product: KAITDEALDVLAKYPWPGNVRELKNVINRAAVLTQEDEISPYIIKELLRVESHSIQGPGDPPAPRAALRKIDLAERETIVKELNRTKWNKTRAAKNLGIAKSTLFEKLRRYDIKTPDMQ